From Apium graveolens cultivar Ventura chromosome 9, ASM990537v1, whole genome shotgun sequence, the proteins below share one genomic window:
- the LOC141685405 gene encoding uncharacterized protein LOC141685405, with protein sequence MDVYQVPDLARCRLLVATFRESAQQWFQKLGPGVITSWDQMKNLFLTKFQAAVRYAPSVITLANVRQRENESLTSYLKRFNAESTSVRGASDEALKSFLIAGLRVGSDFWKHLQGKDLATLADVFALAESFKALEQSLADVQPTSQSSQRNKERKRDRSPSPRYRRDSRSPDRINTASTRRGWSPPSNYDYRTSRYTPLVASIDHIYEVNRNKGLFRKPEALSSWQSKDKKKYCEYHESSGHNIHECRHLKDEIEVLIKEGYLREWVVKEVRKHKDDRTREEERRAPRGTNNDTPEENKFIRDGNIRTIYGGDPEMEYSNRALAKYAREARFRPLTDIHRVETRPPKVFKGESMDITFRETDTRWVHHPHNDALVISIQIGTKNVHRTFMDNGSSANILYYSTFKKMGLPDQDMSGEDSWVYGFSGTGVRVMGSIRLPCTLGESPLSVTKMLEFKVLNQESSHNVLLG encoded by the coding sequence ATGGATGTGTACCAAGTCCCGGACTTGGCTCGATGTCGTCTCTTGGTGGCAACCTTTAGAGAAAGTGCCCAGCAGTGGTTTCAAAAGCTCGGGCCAGGGGTGATCACCTCGTGGGATCAGATGAAGAATTTGTTCTTAACTAAGTTCCAAGCCGCGGTGAGATACGCTCCCTCTGTCATAACTCTTGCCAATGTTAGGCAAAGAGAAAATGAAAGCTTAACATCATACTTGAAAAGGTTCAATGCCGAGTCTACTAGCGTGAGGGGGGCGTCAGACGAAGCCTTAAAAAGTTTCCTGATCGCAGGATTAAGGGTTGGTTCAGATTTTTGGAAGCACTTGCAAGGGAAAGATCTGGCCACTCTCGCAGATGTCTTCGCTTTGGCGGAATCCTTTAAAGCTTTAGAACAATCTTTGGCAGATGTACAACCAACCTCACAGTCGAGTCAGAGAAACAAAGAAAGGAAGAGGGATAGGTCACCAAGCCCGAGATACCGAAGGGATAGTCGAAGCCCAGACCGGATAAATACAGCAAGCACAAGGAGGGGATGGAGCCCTCCCTCAAACTATGACTACAGGACAAGCCGGTACACACCTTTGGTCGCATCTATCGACCATATCTACGAAGTAAACAGAAATAAAGGGCTATTTAGAAAACCTGAAGCTTTATCATCATGGCAAAGCAAAGACAAGAAAAAATATTGCGAATACCATGAATCATCTGGACATAACATACACGAGTGCCGACATTTAAAAGACGAAATCGAAGTGCTTATCAAGGAAGGATACCTCAGAGAATGGGTAGTCAAGGAAGTAAGGAAGCACAAGGATGACAGGACAAGGGAAGAGGAAAGACGAGCCCCACGCGGGACAAACAATGATACCCCGGAGGAAAATAAATTTATCAGAGATGGCAATATCCGAACAATCTACGGGGGAGATCCCGAAATGGAATACAGCAACCGAGCCTTGGCAAAATACGCTAGGGAAGCCCGGTTCAGGCCTCTCACAGATATTCATAGGGTGGAAACCCGGCCACCCAAGGTGTTTAAGGGTGAGTCCATGGATATCACTTTCAGAGAAACAGATACCCGATGGGTACATCACCCACATAATGATGCGTTGGTTATTTCCATCCAAATCGGTACAAAGAATGTCCATAGAACCTTCATGGACAATGGAAGCTCAGCAAACATCCTCTATTACAGCACCTTCAAAAAGATGGGACTGCCTGATCAGGATATGTCGGGGGAAGACTCGTGGGTCTATGGTTTTTCAGGTACAGGAGTTAGAGTCATGGGGTCAATTCGGCTCCCATGTACACTGGGGGAAAGCCCACTGTCGGTGACAAAGATGCTCGAATTTAAGGTCCTGAATCAGGAATCGTCCCACAATGTGTTATTGGGATGA